A genomic segment from Cryptosporangium phraense encodes:
- a CDS encoding long-chain-fatty-acid--CoA ligase — translation MPNDDFRLADVPRQHARERGDHPALSLGTRTITYDELDERATRIANALRADGVGPGDRIAVLDKSSIEVAELLFGAVKAGAVLIPLNWRLAAPELTAVLDDAGATMLFASDEFAATADQVAVDAGTVTKTVRLGKDYEEWLAAASPEDDGYRGDLDTVVFQLYTSGTTGRPKGVLTTNRTLSVVEDGAGASWGIDADSVALAAMPLFHIGGLGFLLVGVSFGARVVIVRDLLPQTLLDLIVEERVTNTFLVPSVIGMLCDLPGAAERDYSALRSIAYGASPITPAQLKRALATFGRPLFQLYGLTETQGAIVQLDADDHDPDGPRAHLLRAAGKPYPWVRLRILDPATGADAATGEPGEILVHSVVNTPGYHNQPDATSALLDADGWLHTGDIGSLDDEGYLTISDRLKDMIITGGENVYPVEVEAVLADHPDVAGVAVVGRPDPKWGEAVTAVVVRRPGSTLTADDLIGFARPRLAGYKLPKFVDFVEALPLGATGKVLKREIRAAYRA, via the coding sequence ATGCCGAACGACGACTTCCGTCTGGCCGACGTCCCCCGGCAGCACGCCCGCGAGCGGGGCGACCACCCTGCCCTGTCCCTCGGGACCCGCACGATCACCTACGACGAGCTCGACGAACGCGCCACCCGCATCGCGAACGCGTTACGCGCGGACGGCGTCGGGCCCGGCGACCGGATCGCGGTGCTCGACAAGAGCTCGATCGAGGTCGCCGAGCTGCTGTTCGGCGCGGTCAAGGCCGGTGCGGTGCTGATCCCGCTGAACTGGCGGCTGGCCGCGCCCGAGCTCACCGCGGTGCTCGACGACGCCGGCGCCACGATGCTGTTCGCCTCGGACGAGTTCGCCGCGACCGCGGACCAGGTGGCGGTGGACGCGGGCACCGTCACCAAGACCGTCCGCCTGGGCAAGGACTACGAGGAGTGGCTCGCCGCCGCCTCGCCCGAGGACGACGGCTACCGCGGCGACCTCGACACGGTCGTGTTCCAGCTCTACACGTCGGGCACGACCGGGCGGCCGAAGGGCGTGCTCACCACCAACCGCACGCTGAGCGTCGTCGAGGACGGCGCCGGGGCCTCCTGGGGCATCGACGCGGATTCGGTGGCCCTGGCCGCGATGCCGCTGTTCCACATCGGAGGTCTGGGCTTCCTGCTGGTCGGGGTGTCGTTCGGCGCCCGGGTGGTGATCGTCCGCGACCTGCTCCCGCAGACTCTCCTCGACCTGATCGTCGAGGAGCGGGTGACGAACACGTTCCTGGTCCCGTCGGTCATCGGCATGCTCTGCGACCTGCCGGGCGCGGCCGAGCGCGACTACTCCGCGCTCCGCTCGATCGCCTACGGCGCCTCGCCGATCACTCCGGCGCAGCTCAAACGGGCTCTGGCGACGTTCGGCCGCCCGCTGTTCCAGCTCTACGGCCTCACCGAGACCCAGGGCGCGATCGTCCAGCTCGACGCCGACGACCACGATCCGGACGGGCCACGGGCCCACCTGCTGCGCGCCGCGGGCAAGCCGTACCCGTGGGTGCGGCTGCGCATCCTCGACCCGGCCACCGGCGCCGACGCGGCCACCGGCGAGCCCGGCGAGATCCTCGTCCACAGCGTCGTGAACACACCCGGCTACCACAACCAGCCGGACGCCACGTCGGCCCTGCTCGACGCGGACGGCTGGCTGCACACCGGCGACATCGGCAGCCTCGACGATGAGGGCTACCTGACGATCAGCGACCGGCTGAAGGACATGATCATCACCGGCGGCGAGAACGTGTACCCGGTCGAGGTCGAGGCCGTCCTGGCCGACCACCCGGACGTCGCCGGGGTGGCCGTCGTCGGGCGGCCGGACCCGAAGTGGGGCGAGGCCGTGACCGCGGTCGTGGTCCGGCGGCCGGGCAGCACGCTGACCGCCGACGACCTGATCGGCTTCGCCCGGCCGCGGCTGGCCGGGTACAAGCTGCCGAAGTTCGTGGACTTCGTGGAGGCACTGCCGCTGGGCGCGACCGGCAAGGTCCTCAAACGAGAGATCCGAGCCGCCTACCGAGCCTAG
- a CDS encoding acyl-CoA dehydrogenase family protein, whose protein sequence is MQLRYTREQRALSAELRTYFETLMTRERRNALEKFDDESDGGAYREIVRQLGKDGWLVLGWPTEYGGQGRSQLDQLIFLDEAALAGVPIPFLTLNTVGPTIMRHGTEEQKQEYLPRIAAGELHFAIGYSEPGAGTDLASLRTKAVRDGDDYVVNGQKMWTSLVGYADYVWLACRTDPDAVRHRGLSVLVVPTDAKGFSWTPVRTMAGVTTSATYYQDVRVPVEARIGAENEGWALITNQLNHERVALTSAAPLRKALNDVRTWAANTPGRNGKRLLDSEWVRTHLARVHAHAEVLRLMNLRTAWEKDLTPAAASATKVYGTELSTEAYRLLMEVLGPAATLRTGSPGAALHGRIERAHRAALILTFGGGTNEIQRDIIAAGGLRLPVGRR, encoded by the coding sequence ATGCAGCTGCGGTACACGCGGGAGCAACGGGCGCTGTCCGCCGAGCTCCGCACCTACTTCGAAACGCTGATGACGCGCGAGCGCCGGAACGCCCTGGAGAAATTCGACGACGAGAGCGACGGCGGCGCGTACCGCGAGATCGTCCGCCAGCTGGGCAAGGACGGCTGGCTGGTGCTCGGCTGGCCGACCGAGTACGGCGGCCAGGGCCGCTCCCAGCTCGACCAGCTGATCTTCCTCGACGAGGCCGCGCTGGCCGGGGTCCCGATCCCGTTCCTGACCCTCAACACGGTCGGGCCGACGATCATGCGCCACGGCACCGAGGAGCAGAAGCAGGAGTACCTGCCCCGGATCGCGGCCGGCGAGCTGCACTTCGCGATCGGCTACTCCGAGCCCGGCGCCGGCACCGACCTCGCCTCGCTGCGCACGAAGGCGGTCCGCGACGGCGACGACTACGTCGTCAACGGTCAGAAGATGTGGACGAGCCTGGTCGGCTACGCCGACTACGTCTGGCTGGCCTGCCGCACCGATCCGGACGCGGTCCGCCACCGCGGGCTGTCGGTCCTCGTCGTTCCCACCGACGCCAAGGGCTTCTCGTGGACGCCGGTCCGGACGATGGCCGGGGTGACCACCAGCGCCACCTACTACCAGGACGTTCGCGTCCCGGTCGAGGCACGCATCGGGGCCGAGAACGAGGGCTGGGCGCTGATCACGAACCAGCTCAACCACGAGCGGGTCGCGCTCACCTCGGCCGCGCCGCTGCGCAAGGCGCTGAACGACGTCCGTACCTGGGCCGCGAACACGCCCGGCCGCAACGGCAAGCGGCTGCTCGACTCGGAGTGGGTGCGGACCCACCTGGCCCGGGTCCACGCGCACGCCGAGGTGCTGCGCCTGATGAACCTGCGCACGGCCTGGGAGAAAGACCTGACCCCGGCCGCGGCCAGCGCCACCAAGGTCTACGGCACCGAACTCTCCACCGAGGCGTACCGCCTGCTCATGGAGGTGCTCGGCCCGGCCGCGACGCTCCGCACCGGCTCCCCCGGAGCGGCGCTGCACGGCCGTATCGAGCGGGCCCACCGGGCCGCGCTCATCCTCACGTTCGGTGGCGGCACGAACGAGATCCAGCGGGACATCATCGCGGCCGGCGGTCTCCGGCTGCCGGTCGGACGGCGGTAA
- a CDS encoding NAD(P)H-dependent flavin oxidoreductase, with protein sequence MRTDLCDRLGIEHPIVGFTPSEHVAAAISRAGGLGVLGAVRFNDPADLAAALDWMDKNTDGRPYGVDVVMPMKAPTEGSFGDLRSLVPPGHRDFVEKTLQSLGVPPLPAADDDGVLGWLHSVARAHVEVALEHRPALIANALGSPPADVIAQAHERGILVAALAGRVDHARRQVADGVDIVVAQGSEAGGHTGEIGSMVLLPEIVDAVGASVPVLGAGGIGSGRQLLAALSLGASGVWMGSTWLLTEEYALGLPNQTAVRRALLAASSSDTVRARIYSGKMARLVKSKWTEAWAAPDAPEPLPMPLQNLLVGEAHRRIAAADDPEVVAMPAGQIVGRINEIRPVADVIADLVAEADEALTRLNTLRPS encoded by the coding sequence TTGCGTACCGATCTCTGCGACCGGCTCGGCATCGAGCACCCGATCGTCGGTTTCACCCCGTCCGAGCACGTCGCCGCCGCGATCAGCCGGGCCGGTGGCCTGGGGGTGCTCGGGGCCGTCCGGTTCAACGACCCGGCCGACCTGGCCGCGGCGCTGGACTGGATGGACAAGAACACCGACGGCCGCCCGTACGGCGTCGACGTCGTGATGCCGATGAAGGCGCCCACCGAGGGCTCGTTCGGCGACCTGCGGTCGCTGGTGCCACCCGGGCACCGGGACTTCGTCGAGAAGACGCTGCAGTCGCTGGGCGTGCCGCCGTTGCCGGCCGCGGACGACGACGGAGTCCTCGGGTGGCTGCACTCGGTGGCGCGGGCGCACGTCGAGGTCGCGCTGGAGCACCGGCCGGCGCTGATCGCGAACGCGCTCGGCTCGCCGCCGGCCGACGTCATCGCCCAGGCCCACGAGCGGGGGATTCTCGTGGCCGCGCTGGCCGGCCGGGTGGATCACGCCCGCCGTCAGGTCGCCGACGGCGTCGACATCGTGGTCGCGCAGGGGTCGGAGGCCGGCGGGCACACCGGGGAGATCGGCAGCATGGTGCTGCTGCCGGAGATCGTCGACGCGGTCGGCGCGTCGGTGCCGGTGCTCGGCGCGGGTGGAATCGGGTCCGGGCGGCAGCTGCTGGCCGCGCTGTCGCTGGGGGCGTCCGGCGTCTGGATGGGGTCGACCTGGCTGCTCACCGAGGAGTACGCGCTGGGGTTGCCGAACCAGACCGCGGTCCGGCGCGCGCTGCTGGCCGCGTCGTCGTCGGACACCGTGCGGGCGCGGATCTACTCCGGGAAGATGGCCCGGCTGGTGAAGAGCAAGTGGACCGAGGCGTGGGCCGCGCCGGACGCGCCCGAGCCGCTGCCGATGCCGCTGCAGAACCTGCTGGTGGGGGAGGCGCACCGGCGGATCGCGGCCGCCGACGACCCCGAGGTGGTGGCGATGCCGGCCGGTCAGATCGTCGGCCGGATCAACGAGATCCGCCCGGTCGCCGACGTGATCGCCGACCTGGTCGCCGAGGCCGACGAAGCCCTCACCCGCCTGAACACCCTCCGCCCGTCCTGA
- a CDS encoding NAD(P)H-binding protein: MIELLLLLCEAGHTLELLLERLPADRLAGLSRTPERAADLAERGIEIRPGDYFDHPSLVRAFDGVDRLLLVSAQAFTDRDAQHFNAITAARQAGVRHVIYTAIQRDEDLGITQVGVTESDVFAEQALRASGLTYTILRNPMYLDQIDVYLGADPYRDGLRVPHGEGTMAPALIRDLAAANVAVLTEDGHENTIYTLTGSEAASFRDLAAALSDLHGETVPYRPVAEEEYLASLQRDLPQPVAEFLTAWLVGVGRGSFSRNTGDLERLIGYRPTSYREFLAKHYPAVTAR; encoded by the coding sequence GTGATTGAGCTGCTTCTGCTCCTGTGTGAGGCGGGGCACACCCTGGAACTCCTCCTCGAGCGCCTACCCGCCGACCGGCTGGCCGGGCTCTCCCGCACCCCCGAACGAGCCGCCGACCTGGCCGAGCGCGGGATAGAAATCCGTCCGGGCGACTACTTCGACCACCCGTCGCTCGTGCGCGCCTTCGACGGCGTCGACCGGCTCCTGCTCGTCTCGGCGCAGGCGTTCACCGACCGGGACGCCCAGCACTTCAACGCGATCACGGCCGCGAGGCAGGCCGGCGTCCGGCACGTGATCTACACGGCGATCCAGCGCGACGAGGACCTCGGCATCACCCAGGTGGGCGTCACCGAGTCCGACGTCTTCGCCGAGCAGGCCCTCCGCGCGTCGGGGCTGACCTACACGATCCTCCGCAACCCGATGTACCTCGACCAGATCGACGTCTACCTCGGAGCCGACCCGTACCGCGACGGCCTGCGCGTCCCGCACGGGGAGGGCACGATGGCCCCGGCGCTGATCCGCGACCTCGCCGCGGCCAACGTGGCCGTGCTCACCGAGGACGGCCACGAGAACACGATCTATACGCTCACCGGGAGCGAGGCGGCCTCGTTCCGGGACCTCGCCGCCGCGTTGAGCGACCTCCACGGCGAGACGGTCCCGTACCGGCCCGTCGCCGAGGAGGAGTACCTCGCGAGCCTCCAGCGGGACCTTCCCCAGCCGGTCGCCGAATTCCTCACCGCCTGGCTCGTCGGCGTCGGCCGCGGCTCGTTCAGCCGGAACACCGGCGACCTGGAGCGGCTCATCGGCTACCGGCCCACCAGCTACCGCGAGTTCCTCGCGAAACACTACCCCGCGGTCACGGCTCGTTAG
- a CDS encoding TIGR03619 family F420-dependent LLM class oxidoreductase, translated as MRLGLFGVNTDLCALDPRVAAEVVVAAEQSGWESAWTGEHYALPDPPVPASPARPDTPFLDPFVALGHLAGVTTSLLLGTGVTVVPVHQPVILAKQVASVDRISDGRFLFGIGVGYLEPEFRALGVSINDRGARTDEYLDALQALWTTSSVHYVGPRVAISGVTAEPRPVRPGGPPLHVGGAAPAALRRTVLRAHGWYGWGVDPEQTAAIVTQLAELADNLDRPAELGRLEISVTPPARAALDASLVATYAEAGVDRLIVSPPGRVRRDREALLRFVRDTPAALR; from the coding sequence ATGCGGCTGGGGCTGTTCGGCGTCAACACCGACCTCTGTGCGCTGGATCCGCGGGTCGCCGCGGAGGTCGTGGTGGCCGCCGAGCAGTCCGGCTGGGAGAGCGCCTGGACCGGCGAGCACTACGCGCTGCCCGACCCGCCGGTGCCCGCGTCGCCGGCGCGGCCGGACACGCCGTTCCTGGATCCGTTCGTGGCCCTGGGCCACCTCGCCGGGGTCACTACGTCTTTGTTGCTGGGCACCGGCGTCACGGTCGTTCCGGTGCACCAGCCGGTGATCCTGGCCAAGCAGGTCGCCAGCGTCGACCGGATCAGCGACGGGCGGTTCCTGTTCGGCATCGGCGTCGGCTACCTCGAACCGGAGTTCCGCGCGCTGGGCGTCTCGATCAACGACCGCGGGGCCCGCACCGACGAGTACCTGGACGCCCTGCAGGCGCTCTGGACGACGTCGTCGGTGCACTACGTGGGGCCGCGCGTCGCGATCAGCGGAGTGACCGCGGAGCCCCGGCCGGTGCGGCCGGGTGGCCCGCCGCTGCACGTCGGGGGCGCCGCTCCGGCAGCGCTGCGACGCACGGTGCTGCGGGCGCACGGCTGGTACGGCTGGGGCGTCGACCCGGAACAGACCGCGGCGATCGTCACCCAGCTGGCCGAGCTGGCCGACAACCTCGACCGGCCGGCCGAGCTGGGCCGGCTGGAGATCTCGGTGACCCCGCCGGCCCGGGCCGCGCTGGACGCGTCGCTGGTGGCCACGTACGCCGAGGCCGGCGTCGACCGTCTGATCGTCTCGCCGCCCGGCCGGGTGCGCCGGGACCGCGAGGCGCTGCTGCGCTTCGTCCGCGACACCCCGGCCGCACTGCGCTAA
- a CDS encoding TetR/AcrR family transcriptional regulator → MPRLTQEQKQLNHDRILEAAGRGFRTHGVNGIGIADLMKAAELTHGGFYNHFESKDDLAREVFRQGFASSLADLAAIREAHPHAALDHLVDQYLSVAHRDHPEEGCASATFATDAGRDGAATQAEYQRGLEGYFGAITDLVLESASQSGVDLTPEQAREQAIALFSQLVGALVLSRAVVRASPALADEILEANTSHLKQP, encoded by the coding sequence GTGCCCCGCCTCACACAGGAGCAGAAGCAGCTCAATCACGACCGGATCCTCGAGGCCGCCGGCCGGGGGTTCCGGACCCACGGCGTCAACGGGATCGGCATCGCCGACCTGATGAAGGCCGCCGAACTCACGCACGGCGGCTTCTACAACCACTTCGAGTCCAAGGACGACCTGGCCCGGGAGGTGTTCCGCCAGGGCTTCGCCAGCTCCCTCGCGGATCTCGCCGCCATCCGCGAAGCACACCCCCACGCGGCGCTGGATCACCTGGTCGACCAGTACCTGTCGGTGGCGCACCGCGACCATCCGGAGGAGGGCTGCGCGTCGGCCACCTTCGCCACCGACGCCGGCCGCGACGGTGCCGCCACCCAGGCCGAGTACCAGCGCGGACTGGAGGGCTACTTCGGCGCGATCACCGATCTTGTGCTCGAGAGCGCGTCCCAGTCCGGGGTCGACCTGACGCCCGAGCAGGCCCGCGAGCAGGCCATCGCCCTGTTCAGCCAACTGGTCGGCGCGCTGGTCCTCTCCCGCGCGGTCGTCCGCGCCTCCCCCGCCCTGGCCGACGAAATCCTCGAAGCCAACACCAGCCACCTCAAGCAGCCCTAG
- a CDS encoding acyl-CoA synthetase, whose amino-acid sequence MVLTVADLVEHAVDLVPDRVALVFGGRRLTYAQFDARANQLAHHLARHGVGPGDHVALYASNTLEAAETMFAVTKLRAVVINVNFRSTENELRYVLRDSDAVALVYQRGLAGNVAAVRADCPDLKHVVEFQGAPPGISAPGTVDGAADYEEALAAESPDRDFPERDPHDLFIIYTGGTTGRPKGVMWHHEDIWRVLGGGVDFMTGEPIQDEWEQARSGVGGAVVRLVSAPLIHGAAQWTLYGALFTGGTVVLMPKFDAHEVWRAITDEGVNVIAIVGDAMARPLLEAYREGPPDGGKPYDPSSLLAVSSTAALMSPSVKHEYLDTFPNVFLTEAVGSSETGFSGIGAISKDNIEPRGPRVNSSRETIVIDEYNQKIEPGSGQVGRLARGGYLPQGYYKDPEKTAALFAEVDGKRYTVPGDFAIPEADGTFLLLGRGNTCINTGGEKVFPEEVEGALKAHPDVYDALVVGIPDERLGWKVGAIVQWRENARPDAATLDSAGRVELAGYKMPRAYWWVDQMPRLATGKADYTGARRHTEDHPPSQELPVTAGH is encoded by the coding sequence ATGGTCCTCACCGTGGCAGACCTCGTGGAACATGCCGTCGACCTCGTGCCCGACCGCGTCGCCCTGGTCTTCGGGGGCCGTCGCCTGACCTACGCCCAATTCGACGCCCGGGCCAACCAACTGGCCCACCACCTGGCCCGACACGGGGTCGGGCCGGGCGACCACGTGGCGCTCTACGCCTCCAACACGCTGGAGGCCGCCGAGACGATGTTCGCGGTGACCAAACTGCGCGCGGTGGTCATCAACGTCAACTTCCGGTCGACCGAGAACGAGTTACGATATGTGCTCCGGGACTCGGACGCGGTCGCGCTGGTCTACCAGCGCGGGCTGGCCGGCAACGTCGCCGCGGTCCGGGCCGACTGCCCCGATCTGAAGCACGTCGTGGAGTTCCAGGGTGCCCCGCCGGGCATCTCGGCGCCCGGCACCGTCGACGGCGCGGCCGACTACGAGGAAGCGCTGGCCGCCGAGTCGCCGGACCGCGACTTCCCCGAGCGCGACCCGCACGACCTCTTCATCATCTACACCGGCGGGACGACCGGCCGGCCCAAGGGCGTGATGTGGCACCACGAGGACATCTGGCGCGTCCTCGGCGGTGGCGTCGACTTCATGACCGGGGAGCCGATCCAGGACGAGTGGGAGCAGGCCCGCAGCGGCGTCGGCGGGGCGGTGGTGCGGCTCGTGTCGGCCCCGCTGATCCACGGCGCGGCCCAGTGGACGCTCTACGGCGCGCTGTTCACCGGCGGCACCGTCGTCCTGATGCCGAAGTTCGACGCGCACGAGGTCTGGCGCGCGATCACCGACGAGGGCGTGAACGTGATCGCGATCGTCGGCGACGCGATGGCCCGGCCGCTGCTGGAGGCCTACCGGGAGGGGCCGCCGGACGGCGGCAAACCCTACGACCCGTCCTCGCTGCTCGCGGTGTCGAGCACGGCCGCGCTGATGTCGCCGTCGGTCAAGCACGAGTACCTCGACACGTTCCCGAACGTGTTCCTGACCGAGGCGGTCGGGTCGTCGGAGACCGGCTTCAGCGGCATCGGGGCGATCAGCAAGGACAACATCGAGCCGCGCGGCCCCCGGGTCAACTCGAGCCGGGAAACGATCGTCATCGACGAGTACAACCAGAAGATCGAGCCCGGCTCCGGCCAGGTCGGACGGCTGGCCCGCGGCGGCTACCTCCCGCAGGGCTACTACAAGGACCCGGAGAAGACCGCGGCGCTGTTCGCCGAGGTCGACGGCAAGCGCTACACGGTGCCCGGCGACTTCGCGATCCCCGAGGCCGACGGCACGTTCCTGCTGCTCGGCCGCGGCAACACCTGCATCAACACCGGCGGCGAGAAGGTCTTTCCAGAGGAGGTCGAGGGCGCGCTCAAGGCCCATCCCGACGTCTACGACGCGCTGGTCGTCGGCATTCCGGACGAGCGGCTCGGCTGGAAGGTCGGGGCGATCGTGCAGTGGCGCGAGAACGCCCGGCCCGACGCGGCGACGCTCGACAGCGCGGGCCGCGTCGAGCTGGCCGGCTACAAGATGCCCCGCGCGTACTGGTGGGTCGACCAGATGCCCCGGCTGGCGACCGGGAAGGCCGACTACACCGGCGCCCGGCGGCACACCGAGGACCACCCGCCGTCCCAGGAACTGCCGGTCACGGCGGGCCACTGA
- a CDS encoding acyl-CoA dehydrogenase family protein produces MDFTLTEAQTELAELTRRIVGDRVTVATLTAAEESGSRFDRALWSVLAETGLLDVEDLAEQCSVLTELGRGLAPVPYLPSVVVARPALARFGSAPARERWLSGPSVLAFALAHPDVRPPAAAGQPDGGWLLSGEVTAVPAAPVADALLVETVGGVFVVAPDDPGVTITRQPSTDLDDAGLLVLNDVSLADDRRLDGPLDIADWLRTRASVARAAWQLGVLDAALEMTAEHARTRTQFGKPIGAFQAVSQRLANAYVDVRAVELTLWAAIDACGSEDDPRAAVATAAFWTAEAGHRVAHTLVHVHGGTGIDVSHAAHRYFLAAKRAEFEGGGATSALLELGSAL; encoded by the coding sequence ATGGACTTCACGCTCACCGAAGCGCAGACCGAGCTCGCCGAGCTCACCCGCCGGATCGTCGGCGACCGGGTGACGGTCGCGACCCTCACCGCGGCCGAGGAGTCCGGCTCCCGGTTCGACCGCGCACTGTGGTCGGTCCTCGCCGAGACCGGCCTGCTCGACGTCGAGGACCTGGCCGAGCAGTGCTCGGTGCTGACCGAGCTCGGCCGCGGCCTCGCCCCGGTCCCCTACCTGCCGTCGGTGGTCGTCGCGCGCCCGGCTCTGGCCCGCTTCGGGTCGGCCCCGGCCCGCGAGCGGTGGCTGAGCGGTCCGTCCGTCCTCGCGTTCGCACTGGCCCATCCGGACGTCCGGCCGCCGGCCGCCGCCGGTCAGCCCGACGGCGGGTGGCTGCTCTCCGGCGAGGTGACCGCGGTCCCGGCCGCTCCGGTCGCCGACGCGCTGCTGGTCGAGACCGTCGGAGGCGTGTTCGTCGTGGCCCCGGACGACCCGGGGGTGACGATCACGCGGCAGCCGAGCACGGATCTGGACGACGCCGGGCTGCTGGTGCTGAACGACGTGTCGCTGGCCGACGACCGCCGGCTCGACGGCCCGCTCGACATCGCCGACTGGTTACGGACCCGGGCCTCGGTGGCCCGCGCCGCCTGGCAGCTCGGGGTGCTGGACGCGGCCCTGGAGATGACCGCCGAGCACGCCCGCACCCGGACCCAGTTCGGGAAGCCGATCGGCGCGTTCCAGGCCGTCAGCCAGCGGCTGGCCAACGCCTACGTCGACGTCCGCGCGGTCGAGCTGACGCTCTGGGCGGCGATCGACGCCTGCGGGTCCGAGGACGATCCCCGGGCGGCGGTGGCGACGGCCGCGTTCTGGACGGCCGAGGCCGGGCACCGGGTCGCCCACACGCTCGTGCACGTCCACGGCGGCACCGGCATCGACGTCTCGCACGCCGCCCACCGGTACTTCCTGGCCGCGAAACGGGCCGAGTTCGAGGGCGGAGGGGCCACGTCGGCGCTCTTGGAGCTGGGCTCGGCGCTCTGA
- a CDS encoding SDR family NAD(P)-dependent oxidoreductase, translating into MPDLDLSGRVAIVTGAGSGLGRAEAFALASAGASVVVNDVVPPDDVPPGAVFVPGDVSSSDVSRSLISTAESLGGLDIVVNNAGVVRDRMLFTMSDEEWDLVVRVHLRGHFLLCRDAGSLWRSNSKAAGAPVYGRLINTTSEAWFLGAVAQPNYAAAKAGIVSLTVAAARGLARYGVRANAICPRARTAMTSPVYGPAPTSGVDPLDVSHITPLVVYLAAPASSSVNGQVFFVHGGMVAVLAPPSVEAQFDAAGASWADGELAESLGEYFASHGPDDVFTGRAISAVQRRAEPAADRGASPVTGG; encoded by the coding sequence GTGCCGGATCTCGACCTGTCCGGGCGGGTGGCGATCGTGACCGGGGCCGGCTCTGGCCTCGGCCGGGCCGAGGCCTTCGCCCTCGCGTCGGCCGGAGCGTCCGTCGTCGTCAACGACGTCGTTCCTCCGGACGACGTTCCGCCCGGCGCCGTCTTCGTTCCGGGGGACGTGTCTTCCTCGGACGTCTCGCGGTCGCTGATCTCGACGGCGGAGTCGCTCGGGGGGCTCGACATCGTCGTGAACAACGCCGGGGTCGTGCGCGACCGGATGCTGTTCACGATGTCCGACGAGGAGTGGGACCTGGTGGTGCGGGTGCATCTCCGGGGGCATTTCCTGCTGTGCCGGGATGCGGGTTCTCTGTGGCGTTCGAACTCCAAGGCGGCGGGCGCGCCGGTGTACGGGCGGCTGATCAACACGACGTCGGAGGCGTGGTTCCTGGGCGCGGTGGCGCAGCCGAACTATGCGGCGGCCAAGGCCGGGATCGTGTCGCTGACCGTGGCCGCGGCCCGGGGCCTGGCCCGGTACGGCGTGCGGGCCAACGCGATCTGCCCGCGGGCCCGCACCGCGATGACGTCGCCGGTGTACGGGCCGGCGCCGACCTCCGGGGTCGACCCGCTGGACGTTTCGCACATCACGCCGCTGGTGGTGTACCTGGCCGCGCCGGCGTCGTCGTCGGTGAACGGGCAGGTGTTCTTCGTGCACGGCGGGATGGTGGCGGTGCTCGCGCCGCCGTCGGTGGAGGCGCAGTTCGACGCGGCCGGGGCGTCGTGGGCGGACGGCGAGCTCGCGGAGTCGCTGGGGGAGTACTTCGCGTCGCACGGCCCCGATGACGTCTTCACCGGGCGCGCGATCTCGGCGGTCCAGCGCAGGGCTGAGCCGGCAGCGGACCGGGGCGCGTCCCCGGTGACGGGAGGATGA